In Mustela nigripes isolate SB6536 chromosome 2, MUSNIG.SB6536, whole genome shotgun sequence, a single window of DNA contains:
- the POLR2H gene encoding DNA-directed RNA polymerases I, II, and III subunit RPABC3, translating to MAGILFEDIFDVKDIDPEGKKFDRVSRLHCESESFKMDLILDVNIQIYPVDLGDKFRLVIASTLYEDGTLDDGEYNPTDDRPSRADQFEYVMYGKVYRIEGDETSTEAATRLSAYVSYGGLLMRLQGDANNLHGFEVDSRVYLLMKKLAF from the exons ATGGCGGGCATCCTGTTTGAGGATATTTTTGATGTGAAAGACATTGACCCGGAGGGCAAGAAGTTTGACCGAG tGTCTCGACTACATTGTGAGAGTGAATCTTTCAAGATGGACCTGATCTTAGATGTAAACATTCAGATTTATCCTGTAGACTTGG GTGATAAGTTCCGGTTGGTCATAGCCAGTACCTTATATGAAGATGGTACCCTGGATGACGGTGAATACAACCCCACAGATGATAGACCTTCCAG GGCTGACCAGTTTGAGTATGTAATGTATGGGAAAGTATACAGGATTGAGGGCGACGAAACTTCTACTGAAGCAGCAACTCGTCT CTCTGCCTATGTGTCCTATGGCGGCCTGCTCATGAGGCTGCAGGGTGATGCCAACAACCTGCATGGATTTGAAGTGGATTCCAGAGTTTATCTGCTGATGAAGAAACTGGCCTTCTGA
- the CLCN2 gene encoding chloride channel protein 2: MAAAGAAAAAEGMEPRALQYEQTLMYGRYTQDLGAFAKEEAARIRLGGPETWRGPPSSRAPPELLEYGQSRCARCRICSVRCHKFLVSRVGEDWIFLVLLGLLMALVSWAMDYAIAACLQAQQWMSRGLNTSLFLQYLAWVTYPIVLITFSAGFTQILAPQAVGSGIPEMKTILRGVVLKEYLTLKTFVAKVIGLTCALGSGMPLGKEGPFVHIASMCAALLSKFLSLFGGIYENESRNTEMLAAACAVGVGCCFAAPIGGVLFSIEVTSTFFAVRNYWRGFFAATFSAFIFRVLAVWNRDEETITALFKTRFRLDFPFDLQELPAFAVIGIASGFGGALFVYLNRKIVQVMRKQKTINRFLMKKRLLFPALVTLLISTLTFPPGFGQFMAGQLSQKETLVTLFDNRTWVRQGLVEDLEPPGTSQAWSPPRANVFLTLVVFILMKFWMSALATTIPVPCGAFMPVFVIGAAFGRLVGESMAAWFPDGIHTDGSTYRIVPGGYAVVGAAALAGAVTHTVSTAVIVFELTGQIAHILPVMIAVILANAVAQSLQPSLYDSIIRIKKLPYLPELGWGRHQQYRMRVEDIMVRDVPYVALSCTFRDLRLALHRTKGRMLALVESPESMILLGSIERSQVVALLAAQLSPARRRQYAQERQAAQTSPPPDQESPPSPEASVRFQVNTEDSGFPAARGDTHKPLKPALKRGPSNTVNLGESPTGNMEQAGIALRSLFCGSPPPEAASELEKSESGDKRKLKRVRISLASDSDLEGEMSPEEILEWEEQQLDEPVNFSDCKIDPAPFQLVERTSLHKTHTIFSLLGVDHAYVTSIGRLIGIVTLKELRKAIEGSVTAQGVKVRPPLASFRDSATSSSDTETTEVHALWGPHSHHGLPREGSPSDSDDKCQ; this comes from the exons ATGGCGGCCGCgggggccgcggcggcggcggaaGGGATGGAGCCGCGGGCGCTGCAGTACGAGCAGACCCTG ATGTATGGCCGGTATACTCAGGACCTTGGGGCCTTTGCCAAAGAGGAAGCTGCTCGGATTCGCCTGGGAGGGCCCGAGACCTGGAGGGGTCCACCTTCCTCTCGGGCTCCTCCAGAGCTTCTGGAATATGGACAGAGCCGTTGCGCCCGATGCCGCA TCTGTTCCGTACGCTGCCATAAGTTCCTGGTGTCCAGGGTTGGTGAAGACTGGATCTTCCTGGTCCTGCTGGGGCTCCTCATGGCTCTGGTCAGCTGGGCCATGGACTATGCCATCGCTGCCTGTCTACAGG CTCAACAGTGGATGTCCCGGGGTTTGAACACCAGCCTCTTTCTCCAGTACCTGGCCTGGGTCACCTACCCCATCGTCCTCATCACTTTCTCAGCTGGATTCACACAGATCCTGGCTCCTCAGGCTGTTG GCTCCGGCATCCCTGAGATGAAGACCATCTTGCGGGGTGTGGTGCTGAAGGAATACCTCACCCTGAAGACTTTTGTTGCCAAGGTCATTGGGCTAACCTGTGCCCTGGGCAGTGGAATGCCCCTTGGCAAAGAG GGCCCTTTTGTGCATATCGCCAGCATGTGTGCTGCCCTGCTCAGCAAGTTCCTCTCCCTCTTCGGGGGCATCTATGAG AACGAATCCCGGAACACAGAGATGCTGGCCGCTGCCTGTGCCGTGGGCGTAGGCTGCTGCTTTGCGGCACCTATTGGAG GCGTCCTGTTCAGCATCGAGGTCACGTCCACCTTCTTCGCAGTGCGGAACTACTGGCGAGGCTTCTTCGCTGCCACCTTCAGTGCCTTCATCTTCCGGGTCTTGGCAGTCTGGAACCGTGatgaag AGACCATTACGGCTCTCTTCAAAACCCGGTTCCGGCTTGACTTCCCCTTCGACCTCCAGGAGCTGCCAGCCTTTGCGGTCATTGG tATTGCCAGTGGCTTTGGGGGAGCGCTCTTCGTCTACCTGAACAGGAAGATTGTGCAGGTGATGCGGAAGCAGAAAACCATCAACCGCTTCCTCATGAAGAA ACGCCTGCTCTTCCCGGCTCTGGTGACCCTGCTCATCTCcactctgaccttcccccctggCTTTGGACAGTTCATGGCTGGACAG CTCTCTCAGAAAGAAACTCTGGTCACCCTGTTTGACAACCGGACATGGGTCCGCCAGGGCTTGGTGGAGGACCTCGAGCCACCAGGAACCTCACAGGCCTGGAGCCCGCCACGTGCCAATGTCTTCCTCACCTTGGTCGTCTTCATTCTCATGAAG TTCTGGATGTCTGCGCTGGCCACTACCATCCCAGTGCCCTGCGGGGCCTTCATGCCAGTCTTTGTCATTG GAGCAGCATTCGGACGTCTGGTGGGCGAAAGCATGGCTGCCTGGTTCCCAGACGGGATTCACACTGATGGCAGCACCTACCGGATCGTTCCTGGGGGCTATGCAGTGGTGG GGGCAGCCGCTCTGGCAGGAGCAGTGACACACACAGTGTCCACGGCTGTGATCGTGTTCGAGCTCACAGGCCAGATCGCCCACATCCTACCCGTCATGATCGCCGTCATCCTGGCCAACGCTGTTGCCCAGAGCCTACAGCCCTCACTCTATGACAGCATCATCCGGATCAAGAAACTGCCCTATCTGCCTGAGCTGGGCTGGGGCCGCCACCA ACAATACCGGATGCGAGTGGAGGACATCATGGTACGGGACGTTCCCTATGTGGCCCTCAGCTGCACCTTCCGAGACCTTCGGCTGGCTCTGCACAGGACCAAGGGCCGCATGTTGGCCCTCGTAGAGTCCCCTG AGTCCATGATCCTCCTGGGCTCCATTGAGCGCTCACAGGTGGTGGCTTTGCTGGcggcccagctgagcccagctcGCCGGCGGCAGTATGCGCAAGAGCGTCAGGCTGCCCAGACCTCTCCACCTCCTGATCAGGAAAGTCCCCCCAGCCCTGAGGCCTCTGTCCGCTTCCAG GTGAACACAGAGGACTCAGGTTTCCCTGCAGCCCGGGGAGACACTCACAAGCCCCTGAAACCTGCTCTCAAGAGGGGGCCCAGCAACACCGTGAACCTTGGGGAGAGTCCCACAG GGAACATGGAGCAGGCAGGCATCGCTCTCAGGAGCCTCTTCTGTGGCAGTCCACCCCCCGAGGCTGCTTCAGAG TTGGAGAAGTCGGAATCAGGTGACAAGCGCAAGCTGAAGCGGGTCCGAATCTCCCTGGCG aGTGACTCAGACCTGGAAGGAGAGATGAGCCCTGAGGAG ATTCTGGAATGGGAGGAACAGCAGCTGGATGAACCTGTCAACTTCAGTGACTGCAAAATTGACCCTGCCCCATTCCAGCTGGTAGAACGGACCTCTTTGCACAAG ACTCACACCATCTTCTCACTACTGGGAGTGGACCACGCTTATGTCACCAGTATCGGCAGACTCATTGGGATTGTCACTTTAAAGGAG CTCCGGAAGGCAATTGAGGGCTCCGTCACAGCACAGGGCGTCAAAGTGCGGCCGCCCCTTGCCAGCTTCCGTGACAGCGCCACCAGCAGCAGTGACACAGAGACCACGGAGGTGCATGCACTCTGGGGGCCCCACTCCCATCATGGCCTCCCCCGGGAGGGGAGCCCTTCTGACAGTGATGATAAGTGCCAGTGA
- the FAM131A gene encoding protein FAM131A isoform X4: MLPKSRRALTIQEIAALARSSLHGISQVVKDHVTKPTAMAQGRVAHLIEWKGWSKPSDSPAALESAFSSYSDLSEGEQEARFAAGVAEQFAIAEAKLRAWSSVDGEDSTDESYDEDFAGGTDSEMAGQLPLGPHLQDLFTGHRFSRPVRQGSVEPESDCSQTVSPETLCSSLCSLEDGLLGSPARLASQLLGDELLLAKLPPSRESAFRSLGPLEAQDSLYNSPLMESCLSPAEEEPAPCKDCQPLCPPPVGSWERQRQASDVASSGVVSLDEDEAEPEEQ; the protein is encoded by the exons GTATTTCTCAGGTGGTGAAGGACCACGTGACCAAGCCCACCGCCATGGCGCAGGGCCGAGTGGCTCACCTCATTGAGTGGAAGGGCTGGAGCAAGCCAAGCGACTCCCCTGCTGCCCTGGAATCAGCCTTTTCCTCCTATTCAGACCTCAGCGAGGGCGAACAAGAGGCTCGCTTTGCGGCAG GCGTGGCTGAGCAGTTTGCCATTGCAGAAGCCAAGCTCCGGGCATGGTCTTCAGTGGACGGCGAGGACTCCACCGATGAATCCTATGATGAAGACTTTGCTGGAGGAACTGACTCAG AGATGGCCGGACAGCTGCCTCTGGGGCCCCATCTCCAGGACCTCTTCACTGGCCACCGATTCTCCAGGCCTGTGCGCCAGGGCTCTGTGGAGCCTGAGAGCGACTGCTCGCAGACCGTGTCCCCAGAGACCCTGTGCTCCAGTCTGTGCAGCCTGGAGGATGGGTTGCTGGGCTCCCCAGCCCGCCTGGCCTCCCAGCTGCTGGGCGACGAGCTGCTCCTCGCCAAACTGCCCCCCAGCCGGGAAAGTGCCTTCCGTAGCCTGGGCCCATTGGAGGCCCAGGACTCACTCTACAACTCGCCCCTCATGGAGTCCTGCCTTTCCCCCGCCGAGGAGGAGCCAGCCCCCTGCAAGgactgccagcctctctgcccgCCGCCGGTGGGCAGCTGGGAACGGCAGCGGCAAGCCTCTGATGTAGCTTCTTCTGGGGTGGTGTCCTTAGACGAGGATGAGGCCGAGCCGGAGGAACAGTGA